GCCAGTTGGACGGTCGTATCGACCGACTTCTCCATGTCCTTGTCGAAGGAGGCCGGGTCGACGCCGCCGATATAGTCGACGCCGCCGGATTGCAGCGCCTCACGCATCAACCCGACGCTGTCGGAGGCCAGCAGGCCATGCTGCGGGAAGATGGCGATCTTGGAATCGAGCGTATCCTTGAAGCGTCCCAGGGTGGCCTTGAGATGCTCCAGATTGGCGAGCTTGCTGACGGGATCAACATTGCAATGGGTGCGGCAGACGGTGGTGCCGCGCGAATGCATCAGGCGGATGATCGCCGCGGTGCGCTCTTCGGCCGTCGGCAGCAGCTTGAGGAGAATCTCGCGTTCCTGCGCGACGCGGTCCGCGCGGAAGTTCTGCGTCGGGATCGTCGCTTCCCAGGGGCCACCATAGAACGTCTTGTCGATATGGGTGTGCATGTCGCGGAAGGTCGGCAACATGAGCTGGCCCTGCGCGTCGTAGGTCGTCGTGCCCGGCGGAATGGCCGCCTTCGCATCGAGGATCTCGGCGATCTTGCCGCCGGCGATGCGCAGCGTCTTCAGCTCGGTCTCGGTATGGGTAATGACCGGTGCGTCGAGCCACGGCTTCTTCTCTTCGACGAAGCCCGTCTCGAGGCGCACATTCAGCAGATAATAGGCGTCCGGCAGCGCTTCGACGTCGCTGACGGGCGTGGTGACGATGCTGACATCGATCGGCTTCGTTTCCGCCGCCGCGGTGCTGCCCGCAAGGCCGACGCCGAGCGCCAGCCCTCCGGCACCGACACCGCCTATAAAGCCGCGTCGCGACAGGCCTGAATGCGTTTGACTCATTTTTCCCTCCCTGAAATTGCGGACATTGTCCGCCATGAGTGCACATTATTGTACACCATGATTGTATACCATAATGTGAAGGTCAAGCACTCAAATGGGATGGCGATGCGATTCCGGCAGCGACGATCGATCCGGCGTGGCTTTGGTAACCGGGCGGGCGAGAGCGGATCTGGAAGGAAGACAGAGGGTGAGACCATCCCGGACATGCGAACGCCACTCCGGCGGGGAGGACGCCGGAGTGGCCGTGCTCAAAACGACGCTTTCACCTTACATGCAATCACGTGTCCGAGCGTGACGCCGGATCATTCGGAGGAGGCCTGGATGAGCGCATTGAGGCGCGGGGCGATCGGCCGAACGATATCGGCATAGGCCGCCCCTTCGGCGCGCAGGGCCAGCATCTGCGTGAATTCGGCTTCCAGTTCCTGTTGCAGCTCGGCCTTCTGCGCGTCGTTGAGCTGGGTGAAACTGTCCATGCCGAGATCCAGCTTGGCGCGCAGCGCATCGATATTGCCCTGCGGCTCCAGCGCGATGAGGCCGCGGAACGTTTCACCGACCGCGGTTTCCCAGCTTTCCGCGGTAAAGCCCGCCGCACGGATCAGGCCGCCGCCCTCGGCGTCCTGCTCGAACCAGTCGCGGGCGATCTCTTCGTCATAGGCGAAAGGTCCAAGGCTCGGCTGAAGCGCCGCTATGAGATCCACCACCTTGGCGACCTCGCCGCTCGTCAGCGCCAGCGCGGGAACCGGCGCCAGCATGGCCCCCATACAAAGAGCCGCAGCCTGAAGAAGCCGCACGTATCGCCGCTTGCCGCCGGCTTCCTTCGCCACGGCGCCATCCGGCCCAAATCCACCACCGCCCTCTGCCGAGAGAAAACACGTTTCCAAAATACCCCACCGTCTCACGTTACCCCCAATGATCCCAGGGTGCGGCTCCGCACCGTTGCGCGCGGACCATAGGCGGGACGCGTGCGATCCTCTTGGGCAAAGGCGAACGACCTTTGCGCCAGGCGACGTGACATGGCGTCATTTTACGGGGAATGGCCTATCCAGCGAGTATCGTGGCCCTGACATCCGAAGGCGTGGCGTTGAAACGCCTGCGAAATGCGCGATTGAAGGAGGAGACGTCGGAGAAGCCGGCATCGTAGGCAATCGCCGTGATCGTGCTGCCCGCACGCTCCCGCGCCCGCAACAGACAGAAGGCCAGGTCCAGCCTCTGCTCGCGCACGAAATCCGAAAAGGTCGTGCCGTCACTTTCAAACAGGCGCTGGATATAGCGGGGCGTCACGCCCTGGCGGCGCGCCACCGCCTCGATCCGCAAATCGGGATCGGCGATCCGCGCGACGATATCTTTCTGAATGAGCTTCAGGCGCGCCGCGGCGATGCTGTGCGCGTTGCGCTCGGCGCCGCCGCGGACGAAGCCGTCAAGAACCAGCGCCGCGAGATCGTAGACATGACGGGAAGCAAGCTCGCCCGCCTTCAGCGATACGGGCGGGTTGCGGCGCAGCGCCTCGACATAATCCACCAGCAGCGACATGGATGGGGCCTTGGAGGGAATGATGTAGTTCGCCTCCATCGGAATGCGCGGCGCAAGGCCGGCAAGCAGCCGCCGGTCGAGCGCGATGACGTCGACGCGCGTCGCCTTGCCGAGCCAGAATTCGGAGCACCCCGCCTCGTTCAGCAGGATGGCGTCACCGGCGGCAATCTTCACCGGCGCCTTGCCCTCGACCGCGATCTCGTGGTCCTCGCTGTTGATCGCCATCAGATAGTGCTCGCGCCCGTCCTGCAGGAGATCGCGCGTGCGCGCACCACGCATCGGGGCGTAGAAGCTACGGCCGATGGTCAATCCGCCCGGCAGCATCAGCCCCTCCAGGTCGATGCGAATGTTGTCGCGGTCGGCCGGGCTGAAATGGAGCCCGCCGATGTGACGGGCGACGAAGTCGTGCACGAAGGCCATGCGCTCGCGGGGCGGCACATGCTCGGAGGACAGACGCCTCATCGGAAATGGAATTGCATTCTCCAACCGCCACCCCTCGCCCTTGAAACGCTGCCGGCAGGTCCTGGTAAAAGCGCAAAACCTGCGGGCGCGCATGATCGCGTTACCACAGTCCTTCGCACCCAATGCAAGCCGAGCAGAAATCTTCCCTTTTGGGGAGAACTAGATACCGAAACATACCGTCCGTTGCAATGTGCCCCGGTCGAAGACGAAGAACCCGTTAGAGCATGTCAGGTTCAGATTGAACCAGACATGCTCTAAATTCTTTTGTTTTCGTTTGTCTTGTCGGGAAAACCGGTTCCCACTTTTCCCTGACAAACTCTAGTGCGGGCCGGATGCAGGATAGATCCGGCCGATGGAGCGGAGATAGGCGGCGATCTGCTCCCGCAGGTGATCGCGCTGGCCATATTTTTGCGAGATGCGCTCGATCTCCGGTGCGATCGTCGCATAGACGTCGTCCGGCAGATGGGCATCGGCGACGACATAACTGTCATCGCCGACGGCAAGGATCTCGCAGCCCGTCGCCGCCATGTCGCGAACGAAGTCCGCAATCTGTTCCTCGGTCATCTTCCTGCGCATGCCTTGCCTTTCTCGGTACCGGGTGCCTATTGGCCGGCCAGGATCATGGCACGGATTTTGGCGGCCTTTTCAAAGTGGTCCAGCCGGTGCGTCTTGATCCACCATGTCGCAGCCTCCATCAGAAGGTCCGGGTCGTCGTTCCTGTTGGCAAAGAAGGCATAGAACGACAGGCCGACGCCCTCCCCCTTCCTGGCAATCTTGTCTTCGCAAATCGCAATGGCTTTCGCCCGCAGGCTCGCGCGCATCCTGCTCCCCCTATCCAGTCTCTGGCCGGCCACGTCCTAGCGGATGGGAAAGTCGCTGGCCACTCTCCCTTCATTTCCTGACCAGAGCAAATTTGTTGCAGCGCGCAAAAGTCTGCCTATTTTTTGCGCAATTCGCTGCTTCCTTGCGCGCAAACATCAACGCTCCTCGCCACTCCACTATCAAGAACAGCGATTTTTCAGAATTTCGCCCGTCGATTTCAATTTGGCACGATTGATGCTTCCTAGAAATCATCGGCGGCCGGGCCGATCCCGCAGACCCGGCTGCGTCGCAAATCCAGCGTGGCGTGAGAGAACGAAATGACGAAGTACAAGCTCGAATACATCTGGCTCGATGGCTACAAGCCCACCCCGAACCTGCGCGGCAAGACCCTCATCAAGGAATTCGACGCATTCCCGACGCTGGAACAGCTTCCCCTCTGGGGCTTCGACGGTTCCTCGACCCTGCAGGCCGAAGGCAGCAGCTCGGACTGCGTGCTGAAGCCGGTCACCGTCTATCCGGATCCGGAGCGCAAGAATGGCGCGCTGGTGCTTTGCGAAGTCATGATGCCCGACGCCAAGACGCCGCACCCCTCCAACACGCGCGCATCGATCCTCGATGACGAAGGCGCCTGGTTCGGCTTCGAGCAGGAGTATTTCTTCTACCAGAACGGCCGCCCGCTCGGCTTCCCGGAAGCCGGCTTCCCCGCCCCGCAGGGCCCGTACTATTGCGGCGTCGGCTACGGCAATGTCGGCAATGTCGCCCGCAAGATCGTCGAAGAGCATCTCGACATCTGCCTTGCCGCCGGCATCAACCATGAAGGCATCAACGCCGAAGTCGCCAAGGGCCAGTGGGAATTCCAGGTCTTCGGCAAGGGCTCGCGCAAGGCCGCCGACGAAATCTGGCTCGCCCGCTACCTGCTGCAGCGCCTGACGGAAAAGTACGGCATCGACGTCGAATACCATTGCAAGCCGCTCGGCGACAGCGATTGGAACGGTTCCGGCATGCATGCCAACTTCTCCACCGCCTATATGCGTGAAGTCGGCGGCAAGGCCTATTTCGAGGACCTGATGGCCGCCTTCGCCGAAGCGCGCGCCGACCACATCGCGGTCTACGGCCCCGACAACCACATGCGCCTCACCGGCAAGCACGAGACGGCCTCGATCCACCAGTTCAGCTACGGCGTGGCTGACCGCGGCGCCTCGATCCGCGTGCCGCACAGCTTCGTCAACAACGCCTATCGCGGCTACCTCGAAGACCGCCGCCCGAACTCGCAGGGCGACCCCTACCAGATCGCGTCCCAGATCCTGAAGACGATCGCCGCGGTGCCCACCGACGTGGAAAACCGCGCCGCGGCCTAAGCGCGCCGGAATTTGCAGACAATGACAAGCGCCCCGCACATGCGGGGCGTTTTTCGTTGGGCCTCGAAACAGGCAGAAGCCAAAAGGCTTCGTCCTGCCTCAACCGGAAATGACTGCGCCGCGGCGCACCACGCGGCGGCCGGACGGGCGACGGCAGATGGCGTCCCCGACATTGACGGCCTCGAGCATCACGAAATCGGCGCGGGCACCGGCGTGGAGCCCATAGTTCTCCAGCCCGATGGCGCGAGCGGCGACATCGGTGGCACAGGACAGGGCGCGGCGAAAATCCTCGTCGCGGTTCCAGTCGAAGCGATAGGCGGTGAGGAAGGCGCGCTCCAGCATGTCGCCATTGCCGAGCGGAGACCAGGAATCGCGTATGCCGTCCGAACCGCAGCAGATGGTGACGCCGAGTTCCGTCAGGCGCTCGACAGGCGGCACGGCGATGTCCGCAGGAGCCGAGGTCATCAGCGATATCTTCAAATCCGCCAGGCGACGGCCGATGGCGTCGAGCCGGCGCTCGGAAATCATGCCGAGACAATAGGCATGGGAAATCATCACCTTGCCGGCAAGACCAGAGGCTTCGGTGTAATCGGCGATACGCTCGACCTGCCAGGCGCCGAGATCGCCGGTATCGTGCAGGTGGATATCGACGCCGGCGCCCTTTTCCAGCGCGAGGTCGAAGATGAAGCGCAACTGGCCGTCCGGGTCGCCGTCGATGCCGGCCGGATCGAGCCCGCCGACCGTCTCGACGCCCATGTCGATGGCCGCGCGGATCAATTCCGTGGTGCCGGGCCGCGAGAGAAGGCCCTGCTGCGGGAAGGCGACGAATTGCAGGTCCACCCGGTCGCGCCATTCCTCGCGCACCGTAAACATCGCTTCCACATGGGAAAGGCCCATGTCCGGCGCGACGTCGATGTGGGAACGCACGGCGGTGGTGCCATGGCGCAGCATTTCGGTGAGAATGCGCCCCGCCCGCACTGCCGGCGGCGTCGGGACGGCGGCAAGCACCTTGCGCTCGTTCTCGATATAGTCGCGCAGCCGCGAAACGCGCGGGCCGGGCTGCCATGGCTCGCCCCACAGGATCTTGTCGAGATGGATATGCGGTTCGACGAAGGCCGGCACGACAAGCCGTCCCTCCCCGTCCACCGCATCGGGCGCATCGATGCCGGGACCGATCGCTTCGATGACGCCGCCGGCGCAGCGGATGCCGATGGCCAGCCCATCCGGGTCGACGAGGTTGGAATAGGTGGTCACGCTCATATCTGCCTCCCTTTCAGCCGAAGGCGCGGCCCCGCAAGGCCGCGCCGGTTGTCGTCGTATCGCGATCAGCCCTTGAGGCGCGTCCAGATGCGGTCGAGCAGGTCACGCGCCTTGCCGGTGCAGTCCTGCGTGGGAACGAGGCGCGAGGCGAAGGCTTCCGGCATGTTGATCGCGTCCATCTTGCGCCACTGTTCGCTCAGGAACTGGTCGGACTGCGTGGCATTGGCATAGGCGATGGCATTGGAAACGGCGGCGGCATTTTCCGGCGCCATCATCCAGTTGATGAAGATCTTCGCGTTTTCCGGATGCGGCGCGTTGGCGGGCACCGCGAAATTGTCGCGGAACATCGGCGTGCCTTCCTTCGGATAGATGAACTTGATCGTGCCGCGCTGGGCGGTGGCGCGCGCCGTCGCCCCGTTCCAGACATGGTGCATCGCGACCTCCCCGGCCGCCATGCGGTCGACCACGCTGTCGGAGGAATAGAGCTTCAGCTTCGGCTTCAACCCCTCCAGCAACTTGAGGATGCGCGCGGCGTCCTCGTTGCTCTCCGTGCACTGCGGAATGCCGAGATAGAGCGAGGCGGCGAGGATTTCGTCGCTGCCCGTATCGAGCGCGGCGATCTTGCCTTCGAGTTCCGGCCGCGGCTCGAAATACTCCTTCCAGCTGTCCTCCAGCTTGCCGCCCTCGACCTGGGTGCTGTCATAGGCGATGCCCGTGACGCCCCAGAGATAGGGGGCGGAATATTCGTGCTTGGGGTCGAAGTCCGGGTTCTTGAAGGCGTCCTTCAGCGTCGCGTAGTTCGACATGGAATGGGTGTCGATCTTCATCAGCAGCCCGTCCTTGACGAGGCCGGGGATGACATAGTCGCTCGGCACGATGACGTCGTAGGACGCGCCGCCCGACTGCAGCTTGGCCAGCAGCGTCTCGTTGCTGTCATAGCCGTCGAGGATGACCTTGATGCCGGTCTCCTTCTCGAATTTTGCGAGAAGCTCGACCGGGTAATAGTCGGTCCAGTTGTAGAAATAGAGTGTCTTTTCCGCATCTTGCGCCGCAGCGGGCTGCACGAGAAGGGCGGCGGCGGCAAGGGCCGCCCCGAGGCAGGATTTCAGGTTCATGGCAGTCTCCTCCAGGGTTATCGGCGCAGGCGGCCGAGGAAAAACGAAAGCGACACGAGCAGCACCGAAACGAAGAGCATCACCGCCGAGATGGCGTTGATCTCCGGTGTGATGCCGGCGCGGATGGCCGAGAAGATGTAGACGGGCAGCGTCGTCAGGCCGGGGCCGGCCAGGAAGAACGAGGTCAGGAAGTCGTCGAGGCTGGTGACGAAGGCGAGCGTGAAGCCGGCCATGACGCCGGGCCAGAGCAGCGGCATCGTCACCCGGCGGAAGGTGCGGAAGCGGTTGGCGTAGAGATCGTGCGCCGCCTCCTCATAGGTGCCGCTGATGCCGTCGAGCCGAGCGCGAATCGGCAGATAGGCGAAGGGGATGCAGAAGGCGGTGTGGGCCGCCACCATCGCGCCGAGGCCGAGCGTCACGCCGAGCGAAACGAAGAGCAGCAGGGTTGCGACCGCCACGGCGATTTCCGGCAGGATCAACGGCATGTTGAGGATCGCCTCGGACGCCCCGCGGCCGAGGAAGGCGCGCCGGGTGGCAAGCGCGGCAAGCAGCGCGAGGATGGTCGCCGCCGTCGCCGCCGAGATGGCGATGACCAGCGAGTTCCACGCCGCCGCCTGGATCGACGGATTGACGAGAATGCGGCCGTACCAGTCGAAGGAGGCGTGGGTCCACACCGTCGCCGTGCGGTTGGCGTTGAAGGAATAGGCGATCAGCACCACGACGGGCACGTAGAGATAGGCCAGCACGAAGAGCGCGGTTTCGCGCGTGAAGGGAAAACGCCGCGGGTTCATGCGGTCCTCCTGTTGCGCCAGAGCGCCATGGCGGTCATCACGACGAGCATCAGTCCGAGAAGGACGACGGCGAGCGTCGCGCCGAAGGGCCAGTTGCGCGAGGCGCCGAACTGCATCTGGATGATGTTGCCGAGCATCAGCGTCTTGCCGCCGCCCAGCAGGGCGGGCGTGACGAAGGCGCCAAGGCAGGGAATGAAGACGAGCAGCGCGCCGGCGACGATGCCGGGCGTGGCGATGGGCAGCACGACGCGGCGCAGCGCCCGCCGGCGCGTCGCGCCGAGATCGTGCGCGGCCTCGAGCAGCCGCCAGTCGAATTTCTCGAACACGGTATAGAGCGGCAGGATGGTGAAAGGCAGGAAGGAATAGGTAAGGCCGATCGCCACCGCCGCGTCGTTGTAGAGAAGCTGCACCGGCCAGGGCGAGATCATGTTGACGAATTTCGATACCCAGCCATCCTCGCGCAGGATGATCAGCCAGGCATAGTTGCGCACCAGAAGGTTCGTCCAGAACGGGATGGTGATGAGCAGCAGCATGACGTCGCGGCCGGTGCGGCCAAGGCTTGCCATCCACAGCGCCACCGGCAGGCCGAGCGCAAGGCTCAGCACGGTGGTCACGGCGGCCAGCACCACCGAGCGCAGGAAGATCACCAGGTAGCTGGTGTTTAGGATCATCGTCCCGTCGAAATCCTCCTCCCAGGCAAGGCGCACATAGTTGGCGACCGAGGGCGCGGAGGACCAGTCGACGCCCGATGTGCCGCCCTTGTCGAGCAGCGAGACCCAGGCCATCAGGCAGAGCGGTACGCCGATGAGGAAGAGGATGACCGCAAGGGCCGGCGACAGAAGGAAGAAGCGGCGGAGCGCGGCGCTCATTGGGCGAGCACCCGCAGCGCTTCGGCCGGCAGCGCGAGGCCGACGCGGCTTCCCGTTTCGGGCGCGGCCTCCGTCGGATCGGACTGGCGCAGCAGGAAGGTGCCGCCGCCGGGAAGATCGAGCTTGTGCAGCATTGCGGTGCCGAGATAGGCCGAATGCACCAGCGTCGCCTCCAATGCGCCCTCGCCGACCGGCACCAGCTTCGCCCGCTCGGGGCGGATCGCCACCGTCACCTTGCCGGACGCCGCATGCGGGGCGGCAAGCACCGCGCCACCCTCCAAGCGAACGCCGCCGCCCGGCAGCGCCTCCCCGTCCAGGAGGTTGATATCGCCGATGAAATCGGCGACGAAGCGGTGCGTCGGCGCTTCGTAGATTTCGCGGGGCGGCCCCATCTGCAGGATGCGGCCCGACTGCATGACGGCAACGCGGTCGGAGAGCGTCAGCGCCTCCTCCTGGTCATGCGTGACGAAGAGGAAGGTGATGCCCGCCTCTTCCTGCAGCAGTTTCAGTTCGATCTGCATTTCCTTGCGGAGCTTGAGATCAAGTGCCGAGAGCGGTTCGTCCAGCAGCAGCAGGCCCGGCGCCGTGGCCAGCGCCCGCGCCAGGGCCACGCGCTGCTTCTCGCCGCCCGAGAGCTCGGCGGGCTTGAGCGTGGCGAAACTGCCCATGCGCATCATCTCCAGCGCCTCGCCGACGCGCTTGCGGATGGCATCGCGCGCCATGCCCTGCTCTTCCAGCGCAAACGCGACGTTCTGTTCCACGGTTAGATGCGGGAAGAGCGCGTAGCTCTGGAACACCGTATTGACGGGGCGGTGGAAGGGCGGGCGGGCGGTCACGTCCTCGCCCTCGATGGAGATCGCGCCGGTATCGGCGGTCTCGAAGCCGGCGATCAAACGGAGCAGCGTGGTCTTGCCGCAACCCGACGGGCCGAGCAGCGTGAAGAACTCGCGTCGCCCGATATCGAGCGAGACGTCGTCCAGCACGCGGAAGGCATAAATGCCCTTCCCGAAACTCTTGGCGACATTTCTGATGGAAACCGCGGGGGGACTGGACGCTTGGGTCATGTTTTCCTCTTGGGCGTTTCATCAAGCGTCCAGCATGGTATCACATTTGTCAATATTGTATGCAAATATTCGCATACGATTTAATGCAAAATCTTGCTCGCCCCGTGAAACCCTACCCCACTGAAAGGAAGCCGCATGCGCCCACACGGCGCTGCCAAGCAATCCGCGCCAACCACTCATCAATTTGATTTACAATAATTTATTCCAAAATATTGCGTGCGATCGAAGCATTCAAAGGTCATCCTCGCCGACCACATCAGAATTTTTTATATGCGAATGCAGCATGAAATCGTATGCGACACCTGCCAATACATGGCCCGAAGCCAGGCATATTCAGAAATTCCTCCATAGTATCCGGAGGCTATGCCGACATATTGTATACATTGCAGCGCAGCATTCCGTTCGGCTTAGCGGCCGCCTAATCAACGATGAACCAAACGCTCATGTCGGCGCTTTTCGCCTTCCACTACACATCGGCAAAGGCTGGCCATCGGGTCGGCGTTCCGGGAATGGAAGGAAAGCGGCATGGCAGTGGAAAAAGTGGATACGCTGGTCATCGGCGCAGGCCAGGCGGGTGTCGCGATGAGCGAACATCTCGGCCAGCGCGGCCTTTCTCACCTCGTACTGGAAAAGGCCCGCATCGCCGAAAGCTGGCGCACCGCGCGCTGGGATAGCCTCGTCGCCAATGGCCCGGCCTGGCACGACCGCTTCCCCGGTATGACCTTCCCCGGCCTCGAAGACGAGGCTTTCGCCCCCAAGGAGCAGGTCGCGGACTATTTCGTCAGCTACGCGGAGAAGATCAAGGCGCCGATCCGCTGCGGCGTCGAGGTGCGGTCCGTCAGCAAGGCAGGCGAGACCTTCCGCGTCGAGACCTCCGACGGCGTGATCGAGGCGACAAACATCGTTTCCGCCACCGGCGCCTTCCAACGCCCCGTGATGCCCGCCCTCGTACCGACGCAGCAGGGCCTCACCCAGATCCATTCCAACACCTACCGCAATCCCGGCCAGTTGCCCGAGGGCGCGGTGCTGGTGATCGGCGCCGGCTCCTCCGGCACGCAGATCGCCGACGAGCTTCTGCGCGCCGGCCGGCGCGTCTACCTCTCCATCGGCCCGCACGACCGCCCGCCGCGCCGTTACCGCGGCAAGGATTTCTGCTGGTGGCTCGGCGTGCTCGGCATCTGGGACCTCAAGGTGCCGGCGCCGAACACCGAGCATGTCACCATCGCGGTCAGCGGCGCCTATGGCGGGCAGACGGTCGATTTCCGCCGCCTCGGCAATCGCGGCATGACGCTGCTCGGCCGGGCCGAAGCCTACAAGGACGGCGTGCTGCAGGTCGCGCCTGACCTCGCGGAGAACATCGCCCGCGGCGACGCCAATCACCTCTCCCTGCTCGACCGCGCCGACGCCTACGCCGCCGAACACGGCCTCGACCTGCCGGAGGATCCCGAGGCGCGCCACAAGGAGCCGGATCCGGCCTGCGTCACCGATCCGATCCTCGCCCTGAACCTGAAGGACGCCGGCATCACCACCATCATCTGGGCGACAGGCTATGCGGTCGACTACGGCTGGCTGCAGCTCGATGCGCTCGACGAGAAGGGCCGCCCGGTGCATGAGCGCGGTGTCTCGAAGGTCCCCGGCCTCTTCTTCGTCGGCCTGCCCTGGCTGTCGCGCCGCGCTTCCTCCTTCATCTGGGGCTGCTGGCACGATGCGGACTATCTCGCCGGCTATATCGCCGAGCACCGCAACAGGCAGGCAGCCGCCGCCGCGGCCTCCTGAAAGGTCGGGGCGCCGGCCGCCCGCACGGAGGAAGCGAGCATGCCATGAACCGCTACCCGACCCCGAAGGATGACCGCGCCATCCACAGCCCGAAGGAGAGCGCTCTTCCCGCGCGTGAAAATCTGTTCCTTAATTGGCGCCTCAACAGGGGAACAGACATGGTGTTGCGCTTCACGCTCCGGCAACTGGAATATCTCGTCGCAGTCGGCGAGTACGGCTCCGTCACGGAGGCGGCCGAGCGGGTGAATGTGTCCGCGCCCTCCGTCTCGGCCGCGATCTCGCAGCTCGAGAAGGAGTTCGGCATCAACCTCTTCGTGCGCCGCCACGCGCATGGCCTCTCGCTGACACAGGCCGGCCACAGCTTCGTCGCGCAGGCGCGGCAGATCCTCGCGGAGGCCGCCAAGCTCAACGCCCTGTCCAACGAGCTGACCGGCCAGGTGCGCGGGCCGCTGCATGTCGCCTGTCTCGTCACCTTCGCGCAGGCCGTTATCCCCTCGCTGCGCCGCGCCTTCTCCGATGCCTATCCCGACGTCGATTTCTTCCAGTACGAGCGCGACCAGGCGCGTATCCTCGAAGGGCTGCGCATGGCGCGCTTCGACATCGCGCTCAGCTACGACCTCGACATTCCCGCCGACATGACCTTCCACGAGCTTGCCGTGCTGCCGCCCTATGCGGTGCTGCACGAGGACCATCCGCTGGCCAGCCGTCGCGAGGTGACGGTAGAGGACCTTGCGCCCCATCCGATGATCCTGCTCGACCTGCCGCATTCCTCGGCCTATTTCCTCTCGCTCTTCCGCGACGCCGGCCTGACGCCGCGCGTCGCCGAGCGCACCCGTGACATGTCGGTCATGCGCGCCATGGTCGCCAACGGCTTCGGCTATTCCATCGCCAACATCCGGCCCGTTTCCAGCTACGCGCTGGATGGCGGCAAACTCGTCTTCGTGCCGCTGACCGGGAACCTGCGCCCCATGCGCATGGGCATCCTCTCCATGGCCGGCGCGAACCCGGCGCTCACCGTGCGCCGTTTCATCGATTTCTGCAGCGAGACGATCCGCGGCATGGGCATGGACCTGCCGGTCTCAGCCGATGCCGCCCAGCAAGAGAAAGGCCCTACATGACGACGAGCATCGACTGGCGCGCCCGCGCGGCAAGCCTCAAATTCCGCAACGGCCTCTTTATCGACGGC
This genomic stretch from Roseateles sp. XES5 harbors:
- a CDS encoding amidohydrolase, with protein sequence MSQTHSGLSRRGFIGGVGAGGLALGVGLAGSTAAAETKPIDVSIVTTPVSDVEALPDAYYLLNVRLETGFVEEKKPWLDAPVITHTETELKTLRIAGGKIAEILDAKAAIPPGTTTYDAQGQLMLPTFRDMHTHIDKTFYGGPWEATIPTQNFRADRVAQEREILLKLLPTAEERTAAIIRLMHSRGTTVCRTHCNVDPVSKLANLEHLKATLGRFKDTLDSKIAIFPQHGLLASDSVGLMREALQSGGVDYIGGVDPASFDKDMEKSVDTTVQLALDFNVGIDIHVHDPKETAIPTFNRIMDHMEKSKQLQGNVTFSHAYSLASLSREELMDFAARMKALGVTFATAVPLGRYAMPIRDLHEAGVEVVCGTDSVIDWWDSFGNCDMLQKANEIARIDYSSIEYEINRTLGYATGFVTPLNDKGEQVWPKAGDDASFNLVPASCSAEAVARLPNRNAVVHKGKLAYGAIAKAG
- a CDS encoding AraC family transcriptional regulator, which codes for MRRLSSEHVPPRERMAFVHDFVARHIGGLHFSPADRDNIRIDLEGLMLPGGLTIGRSFYAPMRGARTRDLLQDGREHYLMAINSEDHEIAVEGKAPVKIAAGDAILLNEAGCSEFWLGKATRVDVIALDRRLLAGLAPRIPMEANYIIPSKAPSMSLLVDYVEALRRNPPVSLKAGELASRHVYDLAALVLDGFVRGGAERNAHSIAAARLKLIQKDIVARIADPDLRIEAVARRQGVTPRYIQRLFESDGTTFSDFVREQRLDLAFCLLRARERAGSTITAIAYDAGFSDVSSFNRAFRRRFNATPSDVRATILAG
- a CDS encoding DUF6500 family protein, whose product is MRASLRAKAIAICEDKIARKGEGVGLSFYAFFANRNDDPDLLMEAATWWIKTHRLDHFEKAAKIRAMILAGQ
- a CDS encoding glutamine synthetase beta-grasp domain-containing protein, with amino-acid sequence MTKYKLEYIWLDGYKPTPNLRGKTLIKEFDAFPTLEQLPLWGFDGSSTLQAEGSSSDCVLKPVTVYPDPERKNGALVLCEVMMPDAKTPHPSNTRASILDDEGAWFGFEQEYFFYQNGRPLGFPEAGFPAPQGPYYCGVGYGNVGNVARKIVEEHLDICLAAGINHEGINAEVAKGQWEFQVFGKGSRKAADEIWLARYLLQRLTEKYGIDVEYHCKPLGDSDWNGSGMHANFSTAYMREVGGKAYFEDLMAAFAEARADHIAVYGPDNHMRLTGKHETASIHQFSYGVADRGASIRVPHSFVNNAYRGYLEDRRPNSQGDPYQIASQILKTIAAVPTDVENRAAA
- a CDS encoding amidohydrolase family protein, with the protein product MSVTTYSNLVDPDGLAIGIRCAGGVIEAIGPGIDAPDAVDGEGRLVVPAFVEPHIHLDKILWGEPWQPGPRVSRLRDYIENERKVLAAVPTPPAVRAGRILTEMLRHGTTAVRSHIDVAPDMGLSHVEAMFTVREEWRDRVDLQFVAFPQQGLLSRPGTTELIRAAIDMGVETVGGLDPAGIDGDPDGQLRFIFDLALEKGAGVDIHLHDTGDLGAWQVERIADYTEASGLAGKVMISHAYCLGMISERRLDAIGRRLADLKISLMTSAPADIAVPPVERLTELGVTICCGSDGIRDSWSPLGNGDMLERAFLTAYRFDWNRDEDFRRALSCATDVAARAIGLENYGLHAGARADFVMLEAVNVGDAICRRPSGRRVVRRGAVISG
- a CDS encoding extracellular solute-binding protein — protein: MNLKSCLGAALAAAALLVQPAAAQDAEKTLYFYNWTDYYPVELLAKFEKETGIKVILDGYDSNETLLAKLQSGGASYDVIVPSDYVIPGLVKDGLLMKIDTHSMSNYATLKDAFKNPDFDPKHEYSAPYLWGVTGIAYDSTQVEGGKLEDSWKEYFEPRPELEGKIAALDTGSDEILAASLYLGIPQCTESNEDAARILKLLEGLKPKLKLYSSDSVVDRMAAGEVAMHHVWNGATARATAQRGTIKFIYPKEGTPMFRDNFAVPANAPHPENAKIFINWMMAPENAAAVSNAIAYANATQSDQFLSEQWRKMDAINMPEAFASRLVPTQDCTGKARDLLDRIWTRLKG
- a CDS encoding ABC transporter permease gives rise to the protein MNPRRFPFTRETALFVLAYLYVPVVVLIAYSFNANRTATVWTHASFDWYGRILVNPSIQAAAWNSLVIAISAATAATILALLAALATRRAFLGRGASEAILNMPLILPEIAVAVATLLLFVSLGVTLGLGAMVAAHTAFCIPFAYLPIRARLDGISGTYEEAAHDLYANRFRTFRRVTMPLLWPGVMAGFTLAFVTSLDDFLTSFFLAGPGLTTLPVYIFSAIRAGITPEINAISAVMLFVSVLLVSLSFFLGRLRR
- a CDS encoding ABC transporter permease, giving the protein MSAALRRFFLLSPALAVILFLIGVPLCLMAWVSLLDKGGTSGVDWSSAPSVANYVRLAWEEDFDGTMILNTSYLVIFLRSVVLAAVTTVLSLALGLPVALWMASLGRTGRDVMLLLITIPFWTNLLVRNYAWLIILREDGWVSKFVNMISPWPVQLLYNDAAVAIGLTYSFLPFTILPLYTVFEKFDWRLLEAAHDLGATRRRALRRVVLPIATPGIVAGALLVFIPCLGAFVTPALLGGGKTLMLGNIIQMQFGASRNWPFGATLAVVLLGLMLVVMTAMALWRNRRTA